A region from the Halomicroarcula saliterrae genome encodes:
- a CDS encoding hybrid sensor histidine kinase/response regulator yields the protein MDSPIRVLHVDDDPDFAELTAELLEREDSRISVTTASGPVDGRERLESTEFDCIVSDFDMPGESGIAFLETVRADYPDLPFILFTGKGSEEVASDAISAGVTDYLQKAIGSEQYELLANRIATAVDQYRTARELERQNDLFAKAQNIGNVGAWEYDIRTDTTHVSDEVLRIHALDTDEHLTPEETLEYFHPDDRPAVREAFLSAVRDGEVYDLQLRMLDASGTQRWVRTRGEPQTENGEIVRVRGILQDITAQKRREMKLERQNARLEEFAHVVSHDIRNPLQVADGQLALAEQTGDPEAFEQAKEALSRIETIIENILTLARHGRTVDETEALDLHDTAREAWETVETGELTLTCDGDGEIAADRERLRQLLENLFHNTVKHGAGATTIRVGQIQPMYTSTRADGNTPSGFYVADDGSGIDEAIRGDVFESGFTTASESTGFGLAIVAQIAEAHGWQAAVTDSRDGGARFEFTEHPAGGLAG from the coding sequence ATGGACAGTCCTATCCGGGTCTTGCACGTCGACGACGACCCGGACTTCGCGGAGCTGACGGCGGAATTGCTCGAACGGGAGGACAGCCGCATCTCCGTGACGACCGCGAGCGGCCCGGTAGACGGCCGCGAGCGGCTCGAATCGACCGAGTTCGACTGCATCGTCTCGGATTTCGACATGCCGGGGGAGAGCGGTATCGCCTTCCTCGAAACGGTTCGCGCGGACTACCCGGACCTCCCCTTTATCCTCTTTACCGGCAAGGGAAGCGAGGAGGTCGCAAGCGACGCCATCTCGGCTGGCGTCACCGACTACCTGCAGAAGGCCATCGGCTCGGAGCAGTACGAGCTGCTGGCAAACCGTATCGCGACCGCGGTCGACCAGTACCGCACCGCACGCGAGCTCGAACGACAGAACGACCTCTTTGCGAAGGCACAGAACATCGGCAACGTCGGCGCCTGGGAGTACGACATCCGCACGGACACCACCCACGTCTCGGACGAGGTGCTCCGGATTCACGCCCTCGACACCGACGAGCACCTGACACCCGAGGAGACGCTGGAGTATTTCCACCCCGACGACCGACCGGCGGTTCGCGAGGCGTTCCTGTCGGCCGTCAGGGACGGGGAGGTGTACGACCTGCAACTGCGGATGCTCGACGCCAGCGGGACACAGCGGTGGGTTCGGACGCGCGGCGAGCCACAGACGGAGAACGGCGAGATAGTGCGAGTCCGCGGTATCCTCCAGGATATCACCGCCCAGAAACGCCGCGAGATGAAGCTCGAACGCCAGAACGCCCGGTTAGAGGAGTTCGCCCACGTCGTCTCCCACGACATCAGAAACCCCCTGCAGGTCGCGGACGGACAGCTGGCACTCGCCGAGCAGACGGGTGACCCCGAGGCGTTCGAGCAGGCAAAGGAGGCGCTGTCACGCATCGAGACCATCATCGAGAACATCCTCACGCTCGCGAGACACGGGCGGACCGTCGACGAGACGGAGGCGCTCGACCTGCACGACACCGCGCGGGAGGCCTGGGAGACCGTCGAGACGGGAGAGCTCACCCTGACGTGCGACGGCGACGGCGAGATCGCGGCCGACAGGGAGCGGCTGCGACAGCTGCTCGAAAACCTGTTTCACAACACCGTGAAACACGGGGCGGGCGCCACCACCATCCGGGTCGGCCAGATTCAGCCGATGTACACCTCGACCCGCGCCGACGGCAACACGCCCAGCGGGTTCTACGTGGCGGACGACGGCTCGGGAATCGACGAGGCCATCCGCGGAGACGTGTTCGAGTCGGGGTTCACGACGGCCTCGGAGAGCACCGGATTCGGCCTCGCCATCGTCGCACAGATAGCCGAGGCCCACGGCTGGCAGGCGGCAGTGACCGACAGCCGGGACGGTGGGGCCAGGTTCGAGTTCACCGAACATCCGGCCGGCGGGCTGGCAGGGTGA